Proteins found in one Methylobacterium sp. CB376 genomic segment:
- a CDS encoding amino acid ABC transporter ATP-binding protein, which yields MSAVVSLRDVHKSFGTIAVLKGVSFEVAAGEVVAVIGPSGSGKSTALRCINRLEAIQSGAIEVCGRRVDDPHLDLRALRREVGMVFQSYNLFPHLTVEENITLAPRRVKGTPVREARALAAEALARVGLSDKLAAYPEQLSGGQQQRVAIARSLAMQPKVMLFDEVTSALDPRLTGEVLKVMEALAKGGMTMICVTHEMGFARRVADRVIFMHTGRVWETGPGTMLTAPQTPELQDFLASEL from the coding sequence ATGTCGGCCGTCGTCAGCCTGCGTGACGTGCACAAGAGCTTCGGCACAATCGCGGTGCTGAAGGGCGTGAGCTTCGAGGTGGCGGCGGGCGAGGTCGTCGCCGTCATCGGCCCGAGCGGCTCGGGCAAGAGCACGGCGCTGCGCTGCATCAATCGACTGGAGGCGATCCAGTCCGGGGCGATCGAGGTCTGCGGCCGCCGGGTCGACGACCCGCACCTGGACCTGCGGGCCCTGCGCCGGGAGGTCGGGATGGTCTTCCAGAGCTACAACCTGTTCCCGCACCTGACGGTGGAGGAGAACATCACGCTCGCCCCCCGGCGGGTGAAGGGCACGCCGGTGCGGGAGGCGCGGGCCCTCGCCGCGGAGGCGCTGGCGCGGGTCGGGCTCTCGGACAAGCTCGCCGCCTATCCGGAGCAGCTCTCGGGCGGGCAGCAGCAGCGCGTGGCGATCGCCCGCTCGCTCGCCATGCAGCCCAAGGTGATGCTGTTCGACGAGGTCACCTCCGCCCTCGACCCGCGCCTCACCGGCGAGGTGCTGAAGGTGATGGAGGCGCTGGCCAAGGGCGGCATGACGATGATCTGCGTCACGCACGAGATGGGCTTCGCCCGCCGCGTCGCCGACCGGGTGATCTTCATGCACACGGGCAGGGTCTGGGAGACCGGCCCCGGCACGATGCTGACCGCGCCGCAGACGCCGGAGCTGCAGGATTTCCTGGCCTCCGAGCTGTGA
- a CDS encoding ABC transporter permease translates to MNWPAIRAIYGFEMARTRRTLLQSIVAPVISTSLYFVVFGAAIGSRLTVIEGVPYGAFIVPGLIMLTLLTQSIANASFGIYFPRFSGTIYEILSAPISPIEIVAGYVGAAASKSILLGLIILATASLFVPIRIDHPLVMVLFLLLTAFTFSLFGFVIGLWADGFEKLQLVPLLIVTPLTFLGGSFYSIEMLPPFWRALSLVNPVVYLISGFRWSFYGHGDVSLGVSLAMALAFLGICLGLVTVMFRTGYRLKT, encoded by the coding sequence ATGAACTGGCCCGCGATCCGCGCCATCTACGGTTTCGAGATGGCCCGCACCCGCCGCACGCTGCTGCAGAGCATCGTCGCCCCGGTGATCTCGACCTCGCTCTACTTCGTGGTCTTCGGCGCGGCGATCGGCTCGCGGCTGACCGTGATCGAGGGCGTGCCCTACGGCGCCTTCATCGTGCCGGGGCTGATCATGCTCACGCTGCTGACGCAGAGCATCGCCAACGCCTCCTTCGGCATCTACTTCCCGCGCTTCTCCGGCACCATCTACGAGATCCTCTCGGCGCCGATCTCGCCGATCGAGATCGTCGCCGGCTATGTCGGGGCGGCGGCCTCGAAGTCGATCCTGCTCGGCCTCATCATCCTGGCGACCGCCTCCCTGTTCGTGCCGATCCGCATCGACCACCCGCTCGTCATGGTGCTGTTCCTGCTCCTCACCGCCTTCACCTTCAGCCTGTTCGGCTTCGTGATCGGGCTGTGGGCGGACGGGTTCGAGAAGCTGCAGCTGGTGCCGCTCCTCATCGTCACGCCGCTGACCTTCCTGGGCGGCAGCTTCTACTCGATCGAGATGCTGCCGCCGTTCTGGCGGGCGCTCAGCCTCGTCAACCCGGTCGTGTACCTGATCAGCGGCTTCCGCTGGAGCTTCTACGGCCACGGCGACGTCAGCCTGGGGGTGAGCCTCGCGATGGCGCTGGCCTTCCTGGGGATCTGCCTCGGCCTCGTGACCGTGATGTTCCGCACGGGGTACCGGCTGAAGACGTGA
- a CDS encoding amino acid ABC transporter permease → MRYRFDFEALAEYWPDFLMGALTTLEMTAVATVLGLLIGILCAVGRRSPRAWLSRLCGGYVETVRNTPYLIQVFFLYFGLASAGLRLPVLTAAILTLVVNVGAYTGEIVRAGMDTIPPGQVEAAEALGLTRAQIYRDIILRPALERVYPALTSQFVLMMLASSVTSQISAEELTAVANNITSITFRSFETYLVVAVLYLLLALLLKLAFHALAQILFPRRRRLGTAL, encoded by the coding sequence ATGCGCTACCGCTTCGACTTCGAGGCCCTCGCCGAGTACTGGCCCGACTTCCTGATGGGGGCGCTCACCACCCTTGAGATGACGGCCGTCGCGACGGTGCTCGGCCTGCTCATCGGCATCCTCTGCGCCGTCGGGCGGCGCAGCCCCCGGGCGTGGCTGTCGCGGCTCTGCGGCGGCTACGTGGAGACGGTCCGCAACACCCCCTACCTGATCCAGGTCTTCTTCCTGTATTTCGGCCTCGCCAGCGCCGGCCTGCGCCTGCCGGTCCTGACCGCCGCGATCCTCACCCTGGTGGTCAATGTCGGGGCCTATACGGGCGAGATCGTCCGGGCGGGGATGGACACGATCCCGCCCGGCCAGGTCGAGGCCGCCGAGGCGCTCGGGCTGACCCGGGCCCAGATCTACCGCGACATCATCCTGCGCCCGGCCCTGGAGCGGGTCTACCCGGCGCTCACCAGCCAGTTCGTGCTGATGATGCTCGCCTCCTCGGTCACCTCGCAGATCTCCGCCGAGGAACTGACCGCGGTGGCCAACAACATCACGTCGATCACCTTCCGCAGCTTCGAGACCTACTTGGTGGTGGCGGTGCTCTACCTGCTGCTGGCGCTGCTCCTGAAGCTCGCCTTCCACGCGCTGGCCCAGATCCTGTTCCCGCGCCGGCGCCGGCTCGGCACGGCCCTGTAG
- a CDS encoding amino acid ABC transporter permease, producing the protein MGGFSLNHLVFLLEGVGWTVVLTALAFLLGSLAGFGVMLLRIARARWVRRLAFAYVQVIQGLPLLILLFCVYFGLGVIGVELSPLVAAAISLMVYCSAFLGEIWRGCVEAVPRTQGEAAECLALSRWQALVDVILPQAARIAVPPTVGFFVQVLKSTSLASVVGFVELTRASQLINNSIFQPFLVFGLAGALYFALCYPLSRWSRRLERKLHVGRRQPA; encoded by the coding sequence ATGGGCGGCTTCTCCCTCAACCACCTCGTCTTCCTGCTGGAGGGCGTCGGCTGGACGGTCGTGCTGACGGCCCTCGCCTTCCTGCTGGGCAGCCTCGCGGGATTCGGGGTGATGCTCCTGCGCATCGCCCGCGCCCGCTGGGTGCGCCGCCTCGCCTTCGCGTACGTGCAGGTGATCCAGGGCCTGCCGCTGCTGATCCTGCTGTTCTGCGTCTATTTCGGGCTCGGCGTGATCGGGGTGGAGCTGTCGCCCCTGGTCGCCGCGGCGATCTCGCTGATGGTCTATTGCAGCGCCTTCCTGGGCGAGATCTGGCGGGGCTGCGTCGAGGCGGTGCCGCGCACGCAGGGTGAGGCGGCCGAGTGCCTCGCCCTGTCGCGCTGGCAGGCGCTCGTGGACGTGATCCTGCCCCAGGCCGCCCGCATCGCGGTGCCGCCCACCGTCGGGTTCTTCGTGCAGGTGCTCAAGAGCACCTCGCTCGCCTCGGTGGTCGGCTTCGTCGAGCTGACCCGGGCGAGCCAGCTCATCAACAACTCGATCTTCCAGCCTTTCCTTGTCTTCGGGCTGGCGGGCGCCCTGTACTTCGCCCTCTGCTACCCGCTGTCGCGCTGGAGCCGCAGGCTCGAAAGGAAACTCCATGTCGGCCGTCGTCAGCCTGCGTGA
- a CDS encoding DegQ family serine endoprotease translates to MRCPMRLALVAALALGPAAALADPAPPTRALPESRAQVQLSFAPIVRKAAPSVVNVYGAHVEKRSANRNAMDEFLRRFFGESGPGGTQERAQRSLGSGVIVDASGLIVTNNHVVENMNEVKVALTDRREFPAEIVLRDPRTDLAVLRIKAPGGIAAMEFGDSEALQVGDFVIAIGNPFGVGQTVTQGIVSALARTQVGSADYQFFIQTDAAINPGNSGGALVDLSGALVGINTAIFSQSGGSHGIGFAIPASMVRAVVETARGGGRIVRRPWLGARLQNVTPDIADSVGLDHPTGVLVAGMLGKSPAEESGLKRGDVILSVDGQPVDDPEAFGYRFALKGISGETKLAVLRGSNRITLPVRLAPAPETRPRDTLKIRTRSPFLGATAVNLSPAVAEELQLDLPADGVVIAEVDGGSIAARAGLQKGDVIVAVNGASVASTRDLDRITRNSLSAWEVTINRGGQQLTSLFSG, encoded by the coding sequence ATGCGCTGTCCGATGCGCCTTGCCCTGGTCGCCGCGCTCGCCCTCGGCCCCGCCGCGGCCCTGGCCGACCCCGCCCCGCCGACCCGCGCCCTGCCCGAGAGCCGCGCGCAGGTGCAGCTCTCCTTCGCGCCGATCGTGCGCAAGGCGGCGCCCTCGGTGGTCAACGTCTACGGCGCCCACGTCGAGAAGCGCTCGGCCAACCGCAACGCCATGGACGAGTTCCTGCGCCGCTTCTTCGGGGAATCCGGCCCCGGCGGCACGCAGGAGCGGGCGCAGCGCTCGCTGGGCTCGGGCGTGATCGTCGACGCCTCCGGGCTGATCGTCACCAACAACCACGTCGTCGAGAACATGAACGAGGTGAAGGTGGCGCTGACCGACCGGCGGGAATTCCCGGCCGAGATCGTGCTGCGCGACCCCCGCACCGACCTCGCGGTCCTGCGCATCAAGGCGCCGGGCGGGATCGCCGCGATGGAGTTCGGCGATTCCGAGGCGCTGCAGGTCGGCGACTTCGTGATCGCCATCGGCAACCCCTTCGGGGTCGGCCAGACGGTGACGCAGGGCATCGTCTCGGCCCTCGCCCGCACGCAGGTGGGCTCGGCCGATTACCAGTTCTTCATCCAGACGGACGCGGCCATCAACCCGGGCAATTCGGGGGGCGCCCTGGTCGACCTGTCGGGCGCGCTGGTCGGCATCAACACGGCGATCTTCTCGCAATCGGGCGGCAGCCACGGCATCGGCTTCGCCATCCCCGCCAGCATGGTGCGGGCGGTGGTGGAGACGGCGCGGGGCGGCGGGCGGATCGTGCGCCGGCCCTGGCTCGGGGCGCGGCTGCAGAACGTGACGCCCGACATCGCCGACAGCGTCGGCCTCGACCACCCGACCGGGGTGCTGGTGGCCGGCATGCTGGGCAAGAGTCCGGCGGAGGAATCCGGCCTCAAGCGCGGCGACGTGATCCTGAGCGTGGACGGCCAGCCGGTCGACGACCCGGAGGCCTTCGGCTACCGCTTCGCCCTCAAGGGCATCAGCGGCGAGACGAAGCTCGCGGTGCTGCGCGGGTCGAACCGCATCACGCTGCCGGTGCGCCTCGCCCCGGCGCCCGAGACGCGCCCGCGCGACACGCTCAAGATCCGCACCCGCTCGCCCTTCCTGGGGGCGACGGCGGTCAACCTCTCGCCGGCCGTCGCCGAGGAGCTGCAGCTCGACCTCCCGGCGGACGGGGTGGTGATCGCCGAGGTCGACGGCGGCAGCATCGCGGCCCGGGCCGGGCTGCAGAAGGGCGACGTGATCGTGGCGGTGAACGGGGCCTCGGTCGCCAGCACCAGGGACCTCGACCGCATCACCCGCAACAGCCTCTCGGCCTGGGAGGTGACGATCAACCGCGGCGGCCAGCAGCTCACCTCGCTGTTCAGCGGCTGA
- a CDS encoding response regulator transcription factor — protein sequence MSEVVLALAVAQPDLADRLVALLADVPGLRLARPGEAADAVVTLPPGNGPAPDPGLTPREIEVLGLLAEGASNKAIARRLGISVHTAKFHVGSLLDKLDATGRTDAVAHAARRGVIHL from the coding sequence GTGAGCGAGGTCGTCCTCGCCCTCGCCGTGGCGCAGCCGGACCTCGCGGACCGGCTGGTCGCCCTGCTGGCGGACGTGCCGGGCCTGCGCCTGGCGCGGCCGGGCGAGGCGGCGGACGCGGTGGTGACGCTGCCGCCCGGCAACGGCCCGGCACCCGATCCCGGGCTGACGCCGCGGGAGATCGAGGTGCTCGGCCTCCTCGCCGAGGGCGCCTCGAACAAGGCCATCGCCCGGCGGCTCGGCATCTCGGTCCACACGGCGAAGTTCCACGTCGGCTCGCTCCTCGACAAGCTCGACGCGACGGGCCGCACGGACGCGGTGGCGCACGCGGCGCGGCGCGGGGTGATCCACCTGTGA
- a CDS encoding VOC family protein, whose amino-acid sequence MNHLSNWIEIPVADMARARAFYEGLLETRLVEFSCGPLTCAMVPTRDRRNRGALVQGAGYAPSSDGALIYLDAGGRLDAAARRVAPLGGTILTPRTVLSGEAGEVVIFRDPEGNRLGLHSPVAPRREGPVTDAALQGLLRGRAPGLAFLITRGPRYDDPATAPLQWEHARAMTTLLRDGPLTHVTALLDGAEVLGFGLIDVASREEAESLLAADPGVAGGRLAVTLLTALSFTPDDVAAS is encoded by the coding sequence ATGAACCACCTCTCGAACTGGATCGAGATCCCCGTCGCCGACATGGCCCGCGCCCGCGCCTTCTACGAGGGCCTGCTGGAGACGCGCCTGGTCGAATTCTCCTGCGGGCCCCTGACCTGCGCGATGGTCCCGACCCGGGACCGCCGCAACCGCGGCGCCCTGGTGCAGGGCGCGGGCTACGCGCCATCGTCGGACGGGGCGCTGATCTACCTCGACGCCGGCGGCCGCCTCGACGCCGCGGCGCGGCGGGTCGCCCCGCTCGGCGGCACGATCCTCACCCCCAGAACGGTCCTGTCCGGGGAGGCGGGCGAGGTGGTGATCTTCCGCGACCCGGAGGGCAACCGCCTCGGGCTGCATTCCCCCGTCGCGCCCCGCCGCGAGGGCCCGGTCACGGACGCGGCCCTGCAGGGGCTGCTGCGGGGCCGGGCCCCGGGCCTCGCCTTCCTGATCACCCGCGGCCCCCGCTACGACGACCCCGCGACGGCGCCGCTGCAATGGGAGCACGCCCGCGCCATGACCACGCTCCTGCGCGACGGCCCGCTCACCCACGTGACCGCGCTCCTGGACGGCGCCGAGGTGCTCGGCTTCGGCCTCATCGACGTCGCCAGCCGGGAGGAGGCCGAGTCCCTCCTGGCCGCCGACCCGGGCGTGGCGGGCGGGCGGCTCGCCGTCACGCTGCTCACCGCCCTGTCCTTCACCCCGGACGACGTCGCCGCGTCCTGA
- a CDS encoding S1C family serine protease, translating into MTDTPTALQAFSQDLAALAARAAPSVVSVQSHRHRASGFVWKPGLVVTADEALAEEGEIAVRAGDGAPLAATLLGRDPSTDVALLRIPRTDLPAAALDPVPVVTGQLAVAVGAAEGAPTVALGLVSRVGPAWRSLRGGEIDVRIDLDLGLRRSGEGGLALDPAGRAIGMVVFGPRRRALVIPAATIGRVAPLLESRGRIPLGYLGLGLQPVRLEDRSVGLMVMQVEPDGPGARADLRQGDVVTAWNGEPLRGLSALQGALGPGSVGSVVTLALRRGGAPLDVALTIGERP; encoded by the coding sequence ATGACCGACACGCCCACCGCCCTCCAGGCCTTCTCGCAGGATCTCGCGGCGCTCGCCGCCCGCGCCGCGCCGAGCGTCGTCTCGGTCCAGTCCCACCGCCACCGCGCCAGCGGCTTCGTCTGGAAGCCGGGCCTCGTCGTCACGGCCGACGAGGCGCTCGCCGAGGAGGGCGAGATCGCCGTGCGGGCGGGCGACGGCGCGCCGCTCGCCGCCACGCTCCTCGGCCGCGATCCCTCGACCGACGTCGCGCTCCTGCGCATCCCCCGCACGGACCTGCCGGCGGCGGCCCTCGACCCGGTGCCGGTGGTGACGGGCCAGCTCGCCGTGGCGGTCGGGGCGGCGGAGGGCGCGCCCACGGTGGCGCTCGGCCTCGTCTCGCGGGTGGGGCCGGCCTGGCGCAGCCTGCGCGGGGGCGAGATCGACGTGCGGATCGACCTCGATCTCGGGCTGCGCCGCTCGGGCGAGGGCGGGCTCGCCCTCGATCCCGCGGGCCGGGCGATCGGCATGGTGGTGTTCGGCCCGCGCCGCCGCGCCCTGGTCATCCCGGCCGCGACGATCGGGCGGGTCGCGCCGCTGCTCGAATCCCGCGGGCGCATCCCGCTCGGCTATCTCGGCCTCGGCCTGCAGCCGGTGCGGCTGGAGGACCGCAGCGTCGGGCTGATGGTGATGCAGGTCGAGCCGGACGGGCCGGGCGCGCGGGCGGACCTGCGCCAGGGCGACGTCGTCACGGCCTGGAACGGCGAGCCTTTGCGCGGCCTCTCGGCGCTGCAGGGGGCGCTCGGCCCGGGCAGCGTCGGCAGCGTCGTGACCCTGGCTCTGCGCCGCGGCGGCGCGCCGCTCGACGTCGCCCTCACGATCGGCGAGAGGCCGTGA
- a CDS encoding ABC transporter ATP-binding protein: MSPIISIANLSKVYASGFQALRSITLDIGRGEIFALLGPNGAGKTTLIGIVCGIVSPTEGRVTVGGHDILASYREARRMIGLVPQELTTDAFETVWATVSFSRGLFGLPPDPAHVERVLRDLSLWEKRDNRIMTLSGGMKRRVLIAKALAHEPQVLFLDEPTAGVDVALRQDMWRLVRRLRDQGVTVILTTHYIEEAEEMADRVGVIRRGEIILVEEKAELMRKLGRKQLILHLQTRLPALPDTLSDHRLDLSEDGCALTYTYDSQGERTGITALLTDLRAAGIRFRDLETRQSSLEDIFVGLVKDPA; encoded by the coding sequence ATGTCGCCGATCATCTCCATCGCCAACCTGTCGAAGGTCTACGCCTCCGGCTTCCAGGCCCTGCGCTCCATCACCCTCGACATCGGCCGCGGCGAGATCTTCGCGCTGCTCGGGCCGAACGGCGCCGGCAAGACGACGCTGATCGGCATCGTCTGCGGCATCGTCAGCCCCACGGAGGGGCGCGTGACCGTGGGCGGCCACGACATCCTCGCCTCCTACCGCGAGGCCCGCCGGATGATCGGCCTCGTGCCGCAGGAACTCACCACCGACGCCTTCGAGACGGTCTGGGCGACGGTGAGCTTCAGCCGCGGCCTGTTCGGCCTGCCGCCCGACCCCGCCCATGTCGAGCGGGTGCTGAGGGACCTCTCCCTCTGGGAGAAGCGCGACAACCGCATCATGACGCTCTCGGGGGGCATGAAGCGGCGGGTGCTGATCGCCAAGGCGCTGGCGCACGAGCCGCAGGTGCTGTTCCTCGACGAGCCCACCGCCGGGGTGGACGTGGCGCTGCGCCAGGACATGTGGCGCCTCGTGCGGCGGCTGCGCGACCAGGGCGTCACCGTCATCCTGACCACCCACTACATCGAGGAGGCCGAGGAGATGGCCGACCGGGTCGGGGTGATCCGCCGCGGCGAGATCATCCTGGTCGAGGAGAAGGCCGAGCTGATGCGCAAGCTCGGGCGCAAGCAGCTGATCCTGCACCTGCAGACCCGCCTGCCCGCGCTGCCGGACACGCTCTCGGACCACCGCCTCGACCTCTCGGAGGACGGCTGCGCGCTCACCTACACGTATGACAGCCAGGGCGAGCGCACCGGCATCACGGCGCTCCTCACCGACCTGCGCGCCGCCGGCATCCGCTTCCGCGACCTCGAGACCCGCCAGAGCTCGCTCGAGGACATCTTCGTCGGCCTCGTCAAGGATCCCGCATGA
- the kduI gene encoding 5-dehydro-4-deoxy-D-glucuronate isomerase: MTLPTTPSDAAIEIRQVAHPEAVRGFDTETLRRHFLIERLFTVGEVRLTYSHIDRLVVGGAMPGASPLPLPAPRALGTESFLARRELGTINVGGPGLVRVGGRGHEVGPRDALYVGRGAGEVAFESLDPARPAKFYLVSTPAHAPHPTALIPQDRARTMQVGDQATSNRRTIRQYILPGLCESCQLVMGLTQLEPGSTWNTMPCHTHDRRSEVYLYFDLAAEARVFHLMGEPHETRHLVVADGQAILSPGWSIHSGVGTSHYAFIWAMGGDNQDYTDMDMVAMDDLR; encoded by the coding sequence ATGACCCTCCCCACGACGCCCTCCGACGCCGCGATCGAGATCCGCCAGGTCGCCCACCCGGAGGCGGTGCGCGGCTTCGATACCGAGACCCTGCGCCGCCACTTCCTGATCGAGCGGCTCTTCACCGTGGGCGAGGTGCGGCTGACCTACAGCCACATCGACCGGCTCGTGGTCGGCGGCGCGATGCCCGGGGCGAGCCCCCTCCCCCTCCCGGCGCCGCGGGCGCTCGGCACCGAGTCGTTCCTGGCCCGGCGCGAACTCGGCACGATCAATGTCGGCGGCCCCGGCCTGGTGCGCGTCGGCGGCCGCGGCCACGAGGTCGGCCCGCGCGACGCCCTCTACGTCGGACGCGGCGCGGGCGAGGTCGCGTTCGAGAGCCTCGACCCGGCGCGTCCGGCGAAGTTCTACCTCGTCAGCACCCCGGCCCACGCCCCGCATCCGACCGCGCTCATCCCCCAGGACCGCGCCCGCACGATGCAGGTCGGCGACCAGGCGACCAGCAACCGGCGCACGATCCGCCAGTACATCCTGCCGGGCCTCTGCGAGTCCTGCCAGCTCGTGATGGGCCTGACCCAGCTCGAACCCGGCAGCACCTGGAACACCATGCCGTGCCACACGCATGACCGGCGCTCCGAGGTCTACCTCTACTTCGACCTCGCGGCCGAGGCGCGGGTCTTCCACCTGATGGGCGAGCCGCACGAGACCCGCCACCTCGTGGTGGCGGACGGGCAGGCGATCCTGTCGCCGGGCTGGTCGATCCATTCGGGGGTCGGCACCAGCCACTACGCCTTCATCTGGGCGATGGGCGGCGACAACCAGGATTACACGGACATGGACATGGTCGCGATGGACGACCTGCGCTGA
- a CDS encoding helix-turn-helix domain-containing protein: MRLTILALPAPIRPWIHQMWIFESPCGLPASDLRVVVPNGRAKLIVPWRNGLTAEGGGRRRCHAEGDAVLIGQWDAPTVISSAPVPTVSIGVEFTPAGLSRFLTLPLGELTQAIEPVGNVLGRSGDRLRRRLAEAASAEEAARVLRAFLVARCLATDRRGPGLADEALRLMAASGYRMDVATLEARTGYSRRHLAAVFRRDVGLAPKRLGSVLAFEQLYRAFSRHGSAERLRDDALDRFCDQSHFIRQFRRFAGIAPGRFAELGNEFGQIFYRAPEGGPASQTSNP; encoded by the coding sequence TTGCGCCTGACGATCCTGGCCCTGCCCGCCCCGATCCGCCCGTGGATCCACCAGATGTGGATCTTCGAGAGCCCCTGCGGGCTGCCGGCCTCGGACCTGCGCGTGGTGGTGCCGAACGGGCGCGCCAAGCTGATCGTGCCCTGGCGCAACGGCCTGACCGCCGAGGGCGGCGGGCGGCGCCGCTGCCACGCGGAGGGCGACGCGGTCCTGATCGGCCAGTGGGACGCCCCGACCGTGATCTCCTCCGCGCCGGTCCCCACCGTGTCGATCGGCGTCGAGTTCACGCCGGCCGGCCTGTCCCGCTTCCTCACCCTGCCGCTCGGCGAGCTCACGCAGGCGATCGAGCCGGTCGGCAACGTGCTCGGGCGGAGCGGCGACCGGCTGAGGCGCCGGCTCGCCGAGGCGGCGAGCGCCGAGGAGGCCGCCCGCGTCCTGCGCGCCTTCCTGGTCGCGCGCTGCCTCGCCACGGACCGGCGCGGGCCGGGCCTCGCCGACGAGGCGCTGCGCCTGATGGCGGCGAGCGGCTACCGCATGGACGTCGCCACCCTGGAGGCCCGGACGGGCTACTCGCGGCGCCACCTCGCGGCGGTGTTCCGGCGCGATGTCGGCCTCGCGCCCAAGCGCCTCGGCAGCGTGCTCGCCTTCGAGCAGCTCTACCGGGCCTTCAGCCGGCACGGCTCGGCGGAGCGCCTGCGCGACGACGCCCTCGACCGCTTCTGCGACCAGTCGCACTTCATCCGGCAGTTCCGGCGCTTCGCCGGGATCGCGCCGGGCCGCTTCGCCGAACTCGGCAACGAGTTCGGGCAGATCTTCTACCGGGCGCCCGAGGGCGGCCCCGCTTCCCAAACGTCCAATCCCTGA
- a CDS encoding GntR family transcriptional regulator — MPRDPTSPLRKARNRLPSAPRPARAPSAAAVIRQDLRAAIASLSLLPGQPINEKAIAARYGVSRTPVHEAVLRLADEGLVEIFPQAGTYVARIPYRDLPEVIVIRRALEEASARLAAEQARAPDLAALDRLMITMTEAAAAEDRETFHQRDEEFHAAIAQAAGYPGLWRLTQQVKIQVDRFRRLTLPQPGRLARVLDEHAAVRDAIRDRDPARAGAAMSAHLDGLLADLGGIAGLNPDFFDMSAGATPPDSAEPA, encoded by the coding sequence ATGCCGCGCGATCCGACCTCACCGCTGCGCAAGGCGCGCAACCGCTTGCCGAGCGCCCCGCGCCCGGCCCGCGCGCCCTCGGCCGCCGCGGTGATCCGCCAGGACCTGCGTGCCGCCATCGCGTCGCTCTCCCTGCTGCCGGGCCAGCCGATCAACGAGAAGGCGATCGCCGCCCGCTACGGCGTGAGCCGCACGCCGGTCCACGAGGCGGTGCTGCGCCTCGCCGACGAGGGCCTGGTCGAGATCTTCCCGCAGGCGGGCACCTACGTGGCCCGCATCCCCTATCGCGACCTGCCCGAGGTGATCGTGATCCGCCGGGCGCTGGAGGAGGCGAGCGCGCGGCTCGCCGCCGAGCAGGCCCGCGCGCCCGACCTCGCCGCCCTCGACCGGCTGATGATCACCATGACCGAGGCGGCGGCGGCCGAGGACCGCGAGACCTTCCACCAGCGCGACGAGGAATTCCACGCCGCGATCGCCCAGGCCGCCGGCTATCCGGGCCTGTGGCGGCTGACGCAGCAGGTGAAGATCCAGGTCGACCGCTTCCGCCGCCTCACCCTGCCGCAGCCGGGGCGCCTCGCCCGCGTCCTCGACGAGCACGCGGCCGTGCGCGACGCGATCCGGGACCGCGATCCCGCCCGGGCCGGCGCCGCCATGAGCGCGCATCTCGACGGCCTGCTCGCCGATCTCGGCGGCATCGCCGGGCTCAACCCCGACTTCTTCGACATGTCCGCCGGCGCGACGCCCCCGGATTCCGCGGAGCCTGCATGA
- the kduD gene encoding 2-dehydro-3-deoxy-D-gluconate 5-dehydrogenase KduD: protein MTHPFDLTGRRAVVTGANTGLGQGIAVALAAAGADIVAVGRSDMGETREAIAATGRSVGVVRADLASLDPVPRIVAEASEEGRVDILVNNAGTIRRAAALDFTQEEWDAVLDVNLKAVFFLSQGFARRMRDDGQGGKIIHVASMMSFQGGIRIASYTAAKSGLAGLTRLMANEWAPLGINVNAIAPGYFATSNTAPLRADPERNGQILARIPAARWGEPRDLGGAAVFLASRAADYVHGILLPVDGGWLAR from the coding sequence ATGACGCATCCCTTCGACCTCACCGGCCGCCGGGCCGTGGTGACCGGCGCCAATACCGGCCTCGGCCAGGGCATCGCGGTCGCGCTCGCCGCGGCCGGCGCCGACATCGTGGCGGTCGGCCGCTCGGACATGGGCGAGACGCGCGAGGCGATCGCGGCGACGGGCCGAAGCGTCGGGGTCGTCCGGGCCGACCTCGCCAGCCTCGATCCCGTCCCCCGCATCGTCGCGGAGGCGAGCGAGGAGGGCCGGGTCGACATCCTGGTCAACAATGCCGGCACGATCCGGCGCGCCGCCGCCCTCGACTTCACGCAGGAGGAGTGGGACGCGGTCCTCGACGTGAACCTGAAGGCGGTGTTCTTCCTGTCGCAGGGCTTCGCCCGCCGCATGCGCGACGACGGCCAGGGCGGCAAGATCATCCACGTCGCCTCGATGATGTCGTTCCAGGGCGGCATCCGCATCGCCTCCTACACGGCGGCCAAGAGCGGGCTCGCCGGGCTCACCCGCCTGATGGCGAATGAGTGGGCGCCGCTCGGCATCAACGTCAACGCGATCGCCCCCGGCTACTTCGCCACCAGCAACACGGCGCCGCTGCGGGCCGACCCGGAGCGCAACGGCCAGATCCTCGCCCGCATCCCGGCCGCGCGCTGGGGCGAGCCGCGGGATCTCGGCGGCGCGGCGGTCTTCCTCGCCTCGCGGGCGGCGGATTACGTGCACGGCATCCTGCTGCCGGTCGACGGCGGCTGGCTCGCGCGCTGA